CTGCTGCTTTGAGGCTGGGAGTACTGCACATGCTTGGGGAGTATCGTATCAGTCGTGTGGGCGACATGCTCAGCCCATGGTAGCTGATCGAGGGTGGGCTGTCCCTCAGtactggggatgttggcctggtcgaGGTCACTGGTGTTGGTGTGACTTTCTTCTCAATGGATTTAACAGGGTCTTGTATAGAGAGCTTTGGTGGGACTGTTCCAGTGCCTTGAGGTGTCTGCTATAGACAGTCCACGCCTCAGAGCCATATAAGAGGGTGGGACCCACCACAGCTCTGTAAAATATGACCTTGGTGTCAGATCTGTTGTTGTTATTCTCAGCCCCGCTTTTCCTCAGATGGCTGAACGCTGCACTTGCACATTGGAGGCTACGATGGGTCTCTTCATCAAGAGCTGCTTTGGCCGACAGGACACTTCCAAGGTATTGGGAATGGTCAGCCTTCCCTAGGGGATCTCCGTGGACCTTGAAAATCACGTCCGTTGTGCTTCTCCGTGATGAAAGGCCACACAACAACTCCAGGAGGAGTTCCTCGGCCGCACGGAGGAGACAGTTGAGGATGATCTTGATGATCAACAGCAGGGAGATTCCCCTGTAGTTATCACAGTCGGACTTGTTCCCAATTTTGAAAGGATGACAGTGAGATCTCCTGAGATGCCATCCTTCCAGTTAAGGCAGACAAGGGTGTGTAGCTGCAGCCAGAGCCCTTTGCCTCTGTATAGATCAATACCTCAGCAGGGATACCATCTGCTCCAGCAGCCTTGCTGTTGGTAAGCTGGCCGTCACTACTTTGTGCAAGTCTGGGGTGTTGTTAACCTCATGCTGCGGGATGCTGTTCAAGGATGCTCTGATCAACAGCAGAGCCTTGGTTGAGGAGGTCTCTGAAGTGCACCCCTCAGTGTTTTTTTATGGCTTCTTTATTCTTGATCAGAGTCACTCTGTCCTTGGCCTGCAGTAGGGGTGGGGCCTTGGGTGCTTGGTCTACGtgtggtgttatggaccaggtcagaccctcccccaccccaaaacaaTTTAAGAAGGAGGCCAAGACTACTCCAGGAGGGACGCAGTTTGTCAAATCACTCGGGTTTTAAACAAAACCGAATTTATTTACACCCAAGCAAAAGAAAACCGAATTCAGAATACCATAACTGTTTGAAAATTCAACTGATGTGAAAATGCAACTTAACAAAGAGCTGCTCTGATTTCCtgcaatatcccataaacacatcccttggcaaaaaggtaaattcaaacccaGTTCTTACTGGAGACAGATCTCAAAGAGAGGgcgaggatcagcatggagctgtttctctGGGTCCCCATCTCAAATCTAGAAAAAAAACCATGAACTGGGGAAATTGTCAcaaagctcattcctgatgaagcgtttatgcttgaaatgttgattttcctgctcctcggataatgcctgactgtctgtgcttttccagcaccacacccttcgactctgatctccagatctgcagtcctcacttactccccttcaagtgttttttttttaaaatcgacCTGAAAGCCTTTTCTGATAGTTGACTTACGCTGCATCTGTAGCCATTATTAAAGTAGCCAGTTCAGACattttggcacctctgcctttatgacccctctCAGGAAAACAAAAACCAGggacagaataaccttgttaaagctGTAGCATTGTCACAGTGATCTTGACAGTACAGAAGAAACCATGCACATCATAGTTGTTGGCCATTCATggacctccagcactttctccacTGACCACTTGTTCTTTATATCATGGGTTTGTTTCTGGAAGTTTGCCTTCAGTTGCCTGTAGGCCTGCCTTATGTCTTCCAAGCTCGGTTGTTGTTTTGCACTCAGAAATGTCAGCTTAATAGTTCACGGGATCTGATGATCATCCTCATTGAACTGGTCTTGGTGTTTCCTGGTTGAGTGGCTGACTGACTTTTTGTAGGGAGTGATGTCACCGATTTTCAGAATGGTCCAGAGACCATTGGATTCCCCCAACTCTGTGCCACGGAAGGTTACTGAGTTTGTGGGGAGGAGTTGGTTGTATGagacttttttttgtgtgtcttTCAGTACCTCAGTGTTGAACGTCTTCAGGCACTGCTTCTGTTGCCTGCGCTGCAGCAATGCTATATCTAAGTCAATCCTGGCTTGGACCAGGTGATGGTGCATCTAGCAATGGACGGTACCTGTCATGACAAGTGTCATGGTGCCTGTCATCAATTGGGTCATGGCGCCTGTCATCACATGGGTCATGGTGCCTGTCATGGCATATGTCATGGTGCCTGTCATCACATATGTCATGGCATGTGTCATGGTGCCTGAAATCACAGTGTCATGGTGCCTGTCATCATATGTGTCATGGCATGTGTCTTGGTGCCTGACATCACATGTATCATGGAGCCTATCATCACATGTGTCATGGCACCTGTCATCACATGTGTCATGGTGCCTGTCATCACATGTATCATGTGCCTGTCATCGCATGTGTCACGGCATGTGTCATGGCACCTGTCATAACATGTATCATGGTGCCTTTAATCACACATGTCATGGTGCCTGTGATGGCATGTGTCATGGAGCCTGTCATGGCCTGTGTCATGATGCCTGTCATGGCCTGTGTCATGGTGTCTGTCATCACATATGTCATGGCATGTGTCTTGGTGCCTGACATCACATGTATCATGGTGCCTGTCATCGCACATCTGTCATGGCATGTGTCATGGTGCCTGTCATCGCACGTGTCATGGTGCCTGTCATCGCACGTGTCATGGTGCCTGTCATGGCATGTGTCATGATGCCTGTCATGGCATGTGTCATGGCACCTGTCATAACATGTGTCATGGTGCCTGTCGTCACATCTGTCATGGCATGTGTCATGGTGCCTGTCATCACACGTGTCATGGTGCATGTCATGGCATGTGTCATGATGCCTGTCATGGCATGTGTCATGGCACCTGTCATCACACGTGTCATGGCGCCTGTCATGGCACCTGTCATGGCACGTGTCATGTTGCCTGTCATGGCACGTGTCATCGCATGTGTCATGGCGCTTGTCATCACATGTGTCATGGCACCTGTCACGGCATGTGTCATGGCACCTGTCACGGCATGTGTCATGGTGTCTGTCATCACATGTGTCATGGCGCCTGTCACGGCATGTGTCATGGTGCCTGTCATCACACGTGTCACAGGTAACTAGATATAGAAGAGTTTAAGGATGGGAGAAGATGGCCGAAAAGCGAAGAGACTGAGAATAAAAATAAACACAATTATCAATGCGGATCCTTTGTAGATGCTGATATTTATTATTAGATTTGTTAAAAATTCCAGAAACCTCCAAACCATTATATCTGGCAATTAACAAATTCAAGGAAGACAGAAAACGAACGAACGCACTATGAGTTTCCCACCAATGGCAAGTATCCAGCTTGGATTATCATCCCAGATATTAAATGAACCGTCACATCCAGAATTAATAACGCAGACAGAATGTTACCATTGTTCTAGAGATAAACCTCTTCACATTGACACAGTGTCACTTGAGAGTGTTAGTTACCTGAAAGCTCAGTTCAAATACAGCTCCACACAAGACCTGGCCTAACCCCTGAATGTTCATTGGTCAACTGGAATTTCACCAAGTCTGGGTTCAGTTATTACACCAAAGCTGTATACTGTGACAATCACTTTCAGCTGTAACTGAGTTCGAAACCTGAGATAAAATCTAACCTGAGATTCTAGCACAAAAATTCCTCAAAGGATTTacagccccccaccccaccattatTTCCAGACCTAGTTGCTTGATTGTTAATTGCTAATTACTCAATTGGCAATCCCACTGTTGCTCACTGGTGGTTCACGTCTGAAGATCACATCATAAGTCAGCTGGTAGCCATCATTGTACACGTAGAGTTTGTGATTGGCTGGATTGTAGCTAACACTTTGCAGTTTTTCCAGGATCTTATCCATTGTTATAGAAATCAAATCTTCCTTCCCAGTTTTGGTGTCAAATGCATAGAAAATTTCCTCAGACTGTGGTTGTACAGGCCGAATTGCATACAGAACCCCACATATTATAAAAGTATTGGACACACTAGGCTTGTAAAGCTTGGTGACCCATGTCTTTTCCACAGTGAAGGTGGCCTCATTAATCTTACCAATAACAGCATTCCCGGCCTTTGCTTCAGGGCAGTAAATGACCCAAAGGCCAGATTCATCCACAGCAAAGTCTATGTCTTGGTATGTGACGCCTGCATAAGAATACTTGTTATTGTAAGCTGCATCTTTAAGAGTCTGCCTCTGTATTGCTCCTGTGTCAATGTTATACCTGCACATTTCTCTGGTATTGTAACAGTTGTAATACAAAAAATTATTGTACAAAACCATTCCACTTCCCTGTGCTCTATATGAACTTGGAAGTGATTTCGTTATTGGATTTTTACTCAGGAGCAAATCATCGTGTGAATAATAGACTCTGAAGGATTGCAGTGTTCGTGCATCTGTGTTGAGTGGTGCCACCCAATATAGCTCCTTTTTATCAGGGGGTGGAATTGAATCTTTGCCCCATGCTCCATATCGATAACCAAATCCATTATAGTTCAGTTGTATTACGGTAGGTTCACCCAATTGGAGAAGGCCATTATGATCACAGCTTCCTGTTTGGAGGGAGAGAAATGTAAGCTCCAGTTTACCTTAGGGGAGTCACATTTTTCAAATTCAACTTCTGACCATTATAATGAAATCATTGAAGTGATATACTGGCACAGATCTCCCAGTCTGGTCAGGGACTAACCCTTCCCTAGAAAAATGTGCTAACAGAATGTAAAGATCCCATGGGAATCTCTCAGAGTCTCCTGTCTTGATCCTACTGCCTACAATGCCCCCGCCACCCTAGCCATCT
This genomic stretch from Hemiscyllium ocellatum isolate sHemOce1 chromosome 47, sHemOce1.pat.X.cur, whole genome shotgun sequence harbors:
- the LOC132836717 gene encoding olfactomedin-4-like; protein product: MLFLLLIAATVLPSSGINVNGTINNEGVCLCSVVLPDTSFPVEKMEYLEITTEELKSKVELEISKVREYSRAVSVHSSKLVNLTVRLEKMETEHGYTQLDFELLKLEIQELEALTNQLKQSLNGSNSIIDQLYMEIINISRIVNELESFDIHNALAIRKEITLLKKQLADCEKNQAPPTLPPIDFGSCDHNGLLQLGEPTVIQLNYNGFGYRYGAWGKDSIPPPDKKELYWVAPLNTDARTLQSFRVYYSHDDLLLSKNPITKSLPSSYRAQGSGMVLYNNFLYYNCYNTREMCRYNIDTGAIQRQTLKDAAYNNKYSYAGVTYQDIDFAVDESGLWVIYCPEAKAGNAVIGKINEATFTVEKTWVTKLYKPSVSNTFIICGVLYAIRPVQPQSEEIFYAFDTKTGKEDLISITMDKILEKLQSVSYNPANHKLYVYNDGYQLTYDVIFRREPPVSNSGIAN